In the Mycolicibacterium thermoresistibile genome, one interval contains:
- the glgB gene encoding 1,4-alpha-glucan branching protein GlgB has product MTRTNRVTSPHLRPDPAELGRLLAGEHHNPHSILGAHEYGDHTVLRAYRPHAQSVVALVGSDRYPLEHLESGLFAVALPFTGLMDYRLEITYPHSGTHVVADAYRFLPTLGELDLHLFNEGRHERLWEILGAHPRTFRTADGEVSGVSFAVWAPNAKGVSLIGDFNGWSGTDAPMRVLGSSGVWEVFWPDFPVGGLYKFRIHGADGSVTDRADPMAFATEVPPNTASRVTRSEYTWSDDDWMARRALRNPVFEPMSTYEVHLMSWRPGLSYRELATELTEYVVEQGFTHVELLPVAEHPFGGSWGYQVTSYYAPTSRLGTPDDFRFLVDSLHQAGIGVIIDWVPAHFPKDAWALGRFDGTALYEHADPRRGEQLDWGTYVFDFGRPEVRNFLVANALYWLQEFHIDGLRVDAVASMLYLDYSRPEGGWTPNVHGGRENLEAVQFLQEMNATVHKVAPGIVTIAEESTSWPGVTRPTNLGGLGFSMKWNMGWMNDTLEYMRRDPIYRSYHHHEMTFSMLYAFSENYVLPISHDEVVHGKGTLWTRMPGDDHAKAAGLRSLLAYQWAHPGKQLLFMGQEFGQRAEWSEERGVDWFQLDEDGFSSGIAQLVRDINRIYQSRRALWSRDSSHEGYSWIDANDSANNVLSFLRFGDDGSMLACVFNFSGTEHTHYRLGLPHAGTWREILNTDATVYRGAGIGNYGAVEATDEPWHGRPASAVMVLPPLSALWFEPAG; this is encoded by the coding sequence ATGACGCGTACGAATCGGGTGACCAGCCCCCATCTGCGGCCGGATCCGGCCGAGCTGGGCCGATTGCTGGCCGGCGAACACCACAATCCGCACTCGATCCTGGGCGCGCACGAATACGGTGACCACACCGTGCTGCGGGCCTACCGGCCGCATGCCCAGTCGGTGGTGGCCCTGGTGGGGTCGGACCGATACCCGCTGGAGCATCTGGAATCCGGCCTGTTCGCCGTCGCCCTGCCGTTCACCGGCCTGATGGACTACCGGCTGGAGATCACCTACCCGCATTCGGGCACCCACGTCGTCGCCGATGCCTACCGGTTCCTGCCCACCCTGGGCGAGTTGGATCTGCATCTGTTCAACGAGGGCCGCCACGAGCGGCTGTGGGAGATCCTCGGCGCGCATCCGCGGACGTTCCGCACCGCCGACGGCGAGGTGTCCGGGGTGTCGTTCGCCGTGTGGGCGCCGAACGCCAAGGGCGTCAGCCTGATCGGTGACTTCAACGGGTGGAGCGGCACCGACGCGCCGATGCGGGTGCTCGGCTCCTCCGGGGTGTGGGAGGTGTTCTGGCCGGACTTCCCGGTCGGCGGGCTGTACAAGTTCCGGATCCACGGCGCCGACGGTTCGGTGACCGACCGCGCCGATCCGATGGCCTTCGCCACCGAGGTGCCGCCGAACACCGCGTCGCGGGTCACCCGCAGCGAGTACACCTGGTCCGACGATGACTGGATGGCACGGCGGGCGCTTCGCAATCCGGTGTTCGAACCGATGAGCACCTACGAGGTGCATCTGATGTCGTGGCGGCCGGGGCTGTCCTATCGCGAGTTGGCCACCGAGCTCACCGAGTACGTGGTGGAGCAGGGTTTCACCCACGTCGAACTGCTGCCGGTCGCCGAGCATCCGTTCGGCGGATCGTGGGGATATCAGGTCACGTCGTACTACGCGCCGACGTCCCGGCTGGGCACCCCCGACGACTTCCGGTTCCTGGTGGACTCGCTGCATCAGGCCGGCATCGGCGTGATCATCGACTGGGTGCCGGCGCACTTCCCCAAGGACGCCTGGGCACTGGGACGGTTCGACGGCACCGCGCTCTACGAACACGCCGACCCCCGTCGCGGTGAGCAACTCGATTGGGGCACTTATGTCTTCGATTTCGGGCGCCCCGAGGTACGCAACTTCCTGGTCGCCAACGCGCTGTACTGGCTGCAGGAGTTCCACATCGACGGCCTGCGGGTGGACGCGGTGGCGTCGATGCTGTACCTGGATTACTCGCGACCAGAGGGCGGCTGGACGCCCAATGTGCACGGCGGCCGGGAGAATCTCGAGGCGGTGCAGTTCCTGCAGGAGATGAACGCCACCGTGCACAAGGTCGCTCCGGGCATCGTCACGATCGCCGAGGAGTCGACGTCCTGGCCCGGGGTCACCCGCCCCACCAATCTCGGCGGGCTCGGGTTCTCCATGAAGTGGAACATGGGGTGGATGAACGACACCCTCGAGTACATGCGGCGTGATCCGATCTACCGCAGCTACCACCACCACGAGATGACGTTCTCGATGCTGTATGCCTTCAGCGAGAACTATGTGCTGCCGATCAGCCACGACGAGGTGGTCCACGGCAAGGGCACGTTGTGGACGCGGATGCCCGGCGACGACCACGCCAAGGCCGCGGGCCTGCGCAGCCTGCTGGCCTATCAGTGGGCACATCCCGGTAAACAGTTGCTGTTCATGGGCCAGGAGTTCGGCCAGCGCGCCGAGTGGTCCGAGGAACGCGGGGTGGACTGGTTCCAGCTCGACGAGGACGGTTTCTCCTCCGGTATCGCCCAGCTCGTTCGCGACATCAACCGGATCTACCAGAGCCGGCGGGCGCTGTGGTCCCGCGATTCGAGCCATGAGGGCTATTCGTGGATCGACGCCAACGACTCGGCGAACAACGTGCTGAGCTTCCTGCGCTTCGGTGACGACGGCTCGATGCTGGCGTGTGTGTTCAACTTCTCCGGCACCGAGCACACCCATTACCGGCTCGGGCTGCCCCATGCCGGGACGTGGCGGGAGATCCTCAACACCGACGCGACCGTCTACCGCGGCGCCGGCATCGGAAACTACGGCGCGGTGGAGGCCACTGACGAGCCCTGGCACGGCCGGCCCGCGTCGGCGGTGATGGTGCTACCGCCGCTGTCCGCGCTCTGGTTCGAGCCCGCCGGCTGA
- a CDS encoding tetratricopeptide repeat protein, with protein sequence MTRPGPSIGPALAGAVDLSALKQRSAANQEGTGSAPPGGVEVTETNLEAEVLVRSTQVPVVVLLWTPRSDASVQLGNTLGTLASEDGGKWAFATVNVDTTPRVAQMFGVQAVPTVVALAGGQPISSFQGVQPADQLRRWIDSLLNATAGKLSGPPGEEQAEQVDPEVAQARAQLDAGDFDGALKSYKAILETRPNHPEAKGAVRQIEFLQRATKHSPDAIATADAAPDDIDAAFAAADVEILQQQVTAAFDRLIDLVKRTSGDDRAKVRSRLVELFELFDPSDPQVLTARRNLASALY encoded by the coding sequence CCGCCAACCAGGAGGGCACCGGTTCGGCTCCACCGGGCGGGGTCGAGGTCACCGAAACGAATCTGGAAGCCGAAGTTCTCGTCCGGTCGACCCAGGTGCCGGTCGTGGTGTTGTTGTGGACGCCGCGCAGCGACGCCAGCGTCCAGCTCGGCAACACGCTGGGCACCCTGGCCTCCGAAGACGGCGGGAAGTGGGCGTTCGCCACGGTCAACGTCGACACCACACCGCGGGTGGCCCAGATGTTCGGCGTGCAGGCGGTGCCCACGGTGGTGGCCCTCGCAGGTGGCCAGCCGATCTCGAGTTTCCAGGGTGTGCAGCCGGCCGATCAGCTGCGCCGGTGGATCGACTCGCTGCTCAACGCGACCGCGGGCAAGCTCAGCGGACCACCCGGTGAGGAACAGGCCGAACAGGTCGATCCGGAGGTGGCGCAGGCCCGCGCCCAATTGGACGCCGGTGACTTCGACGGCGCCCTGAAGAGCTACAAGGCGATTCTGGAGACCCGGCCGAACCATCCGGAAGCCAAGGGCGCGGTACGCCAGATCGAATTCCTGCAGCGTGCCACCAAGCACAGCCCGGATGCGATCGCGACCGCCGATGCCGCCCCGGACGACATCGACGCCGCCTTCGCCGCAGCCGACGTGGAGATCCTGCAGCAGCAGGTCACCGCCGCGTTCGACCGATTGATCGATCTGGTCAAACGCACCTCCGGCGATGACCGCGCCAAGGTCCGCAGCCGGCTGGTCGAGCTGTTCGAGCTGTTCGATCCGAGCGATCCCCAGGTGCTCACCGCCCGTCGCAATCTGGCCAGCGCGCTCTACTGA